In Aristaeella hokkaidonensis, the following are encoded in one genomic region:
- a CDS encoding sigma factor-like helix-turn-helix DNA-binding protein, translating into MVKEDLNRKVDLAFLAAFYGGMLTEKQRRILSLYCEEDLSLGEIAEEVGISRQAAHESLTRAAEKLSEMESALGVAERFRKIDSGLESALDALNCKDYPRAESLLKEMLTIETEESSDRSWR; encoded by the coding sequence ATGGTAAAGGAAGACCTGAACAGGAAGGTGGATCTGGCTTTCCTTGCTGCTTTCTACGGCGGTATGCTGACGGAGAAACAGCGCCGTATCCTCTCCCTCTATTGTGAAGAGGATCTTTCCCTGGGTGAGATTGCCGAAGAAGTTGGCATTTCACGCCAGGCCGCGCATGAATCCCTCACCCGTGCGGCTGAAAAGCTCTCGGAAATGGAATCTGCGCTGGGTGTGGCTGAACGCTTCCGCAAAATAGACTCTGGTCTGGAAAGTGCGCTGGACGCACTGAATTGCAAGGATTATCCCCGTGCGGAATCTTTATTGAAAGAAATGCTTACGATCGAAACGGAAGAATCCTCCGATCGTTCATGGAGGTAA
- a CDS encoding peptidoglycan-binding domain-containing protein, with amino-acid sequence MRMKHLSKCILSGLCLGIWLCVRMLAPAYAYESSTLYNGCRGDDVRELQQALIDLGFLKGTADGIFGNKTENAVRAFQKKNNLSVDGLAGEKTRNLAISKANGTAKSANQSSVQASSPAAAPSSVSNGTLFGGDYTTIRIGEKGPRVKTLQQSLITTGYLNGRADGVFGNQTQNAVIAFQSSNRLTADGLAGKKTLTALEKAVTNGATAPSSADVSVQSVSTPAPAPAPTAAPTATPAPVVTDINDRISSPSVSSIQLLHWFNDVKPSISSGQQLLIYDPSSGLSWTLRVMSRGRHCDAEPLTAADTHTMVQAFGGENTWNQKGVYVKLPDGRWTIGSTHDMPHDSSSIKNNDFGGHLCVHFLRDMSEAQKNDPKYGVANQETIRKLWKNLTGQDISI; translated from the coding sequence ATGAGGATGAAGCATCTTTCGAAGTGTATTCTGTCCGGTTTATGTCTTGGAATCTGGCTTTGTGTCCGGATGCTGGCACCGGCTTATGCTTATGAATCCAGTACACTTTATAACGGTTGCCGTGGAGACGATGTACGTGAACTCCAGCAGGCGTTAATTGATCTCGGTTTTTTAAAGGGGACTGCTGATGGTATTTTTGGTAACAAGACTGAAAATGCTGTCCGTGCCTTTCAGAAAAAGAACAATTTATCCGTTGATGGCCTTGCCGGGGAAAAAACCCGTAATCTGGCTATAAGCAAGGCAAATGGAACCGCAAAATCTGCAAATCAATCGTCTGTACAGGCATCATCACCTGCAGCGGCGCCTTCATCTGTTTCCAATGGAACATTGTTCGGTGGAGACTACACTACAATACGGATCGGTGAAAAAGGGCCGCGAGTCAAAACGCTTCAGCAGTCACTGATTACAACCGGTTATCTTAACGGAAGAGCGGATGGAGTCTTTGGCAATCAGACGCAAAATGCTGTTATCGCTTTTCAAAGCAGCAACAGGCTTACTGCAGACGGTCTGGCGGGGAAAAAAACATTGACTGCTCTTGAAAAAGCTGTTACGAACGGAGCAACCGCTCCTTCTTCCGCCGATGTTTCGGTTCAGTCTGTTTCTACGCCCGCCCCCGCTCCTGCTCCCACAGCCGCTCCGACAGCAACTCCGGCACCTGTAGTTACAGACATTAATGATCGCATTTCATCCCCGTCAGTTTCTTCCATCCAGTTGCTGCACTGGTTCAATGATGTCAAGCCCTCTATTTCCAGCGGGCAGCAGCTTCTGATATATGACCCGTCATCCGGTCTGAGCTGGACCCTTCGCGTGATGTCACGCGGAAGGCACTGTGATGCCGAACCCTTGACCGCAGCGGATACACATACTATGGTTCAGGCTTTTGGCGGTGAAAACACATGGAATCAGAAAGGTGTTTATGTAAAACTTCCCGATGGACGATGGACAATAGGATCAACACATGATATGCCGCATGATTCCAGTTCGATAAAAAACAATGATTTCGGCGGACACCTTTGCGTTCACTTCCTGCGGGATATGTCCGAAGCTCAGAAAAACGATCCGAAATACGGCGTTGCGAATCAGGAAACCATTCGAAAGCTCTGGAAAAACCTTACCGGACAGGATATATCAATCTGA
- a CDS encoding histidine phosphatase family protein, with amino-acid sequence MRILLIRHAEPDYSIDSLTPKGRVEAELLSHRLIRYDIRDFYVSPLGRARDTAAYTLDKLNRKAEILPWLHEFMGSYPDPETGRRRIVAWDVKPRIWTAFPGVADIRTWYNAPAFSGGNVHEVWKQTTDGVDELLARYGYTKDDPVWRCTNNEDFTIALFCHFGISMAVLAYLTDISPMVLWHHTLTLPSSVTEIVTEERIKGEVSFRITKLGDLTHLEAAGEKRSTAGLFPECYTGIDSTDPAINGTL; translated from the coding sequence GTGCGCATACTCCTGATCCGCCATGCGGAACCTGATTACAGCATTGATTCCCTTACACCCAAGGGACGTGTGGAAGCTGAACTGCTCAGCCATCGGCTGATCCGGTATGATATCCGTGATTTTTACGTATCCCCCCTGGGCCGGGCCCGGGATACGGCTGCTTATACGCTGGATAAACTGAACCGTAAGGCGGAGATACTGCCCTGGCTGCATGAATTTATGGGGTCCTACCCTGATCCGGAAACCGGCAGGCGCCGGATTGTTGCCTGGGATGTCAAGCCGCGTATCTGGACAGCCTTTCCCGGTGTGGCAGATATCCGCACCTGGTATAATGCTCCTGCCTTCTCTGGTGGAAACGTGCATGAAGTATGGAAGCAGACTACAGACGGAGTGGATGAGCTTCTCGCACGTTATGGATATACGAAGGACGATCCGGTCTGGCGCTGTACCAATAATGAAGATTTCACTATAGCGCTTTTCTGTCACTTTGGTATCTCCATGGCTGTCCTTGCCTATCTGACTGATATTTCTCCCATGGTGCTGTGGCACCATACCCTGACCCTGCCCTCCTCTGTTACTGAAATTGTAACGGAAGAACGCATAAAAGGTGAAGTTTCTTTCCGCATCACAAAGCTGGGAGATCTGACCCATCTGGAAGCCGCAGGCGAAAAAAGAAGCACTGCCGGATTATTTCCGGAGTGCTATACAGGGATTGATTCCACAGATCCTGCGATCAATGGAACCTTGTAA
- the rplT gene encoding 50S ribosomal protein L20 — MARIKRALNAHKSRRKVMKLAKGYWGAKSKQYRAAKEQVARSLRYAFIGRKLRKRDFRRLWITRINAAARLNGMSYSTFINGLKKQNIEVNRKMLADLAVNDAAGFAKLVEIAKK; from the coding sequence ATGGCACGCATTAAGAGGGCTCTTAACGCCCATAAGAGTCGCCGCAAGGTTATGAAGCTGGCGAAAGGCTACTGGGGAGCAAAATCCAAACAGTACCGCGCCGCGAAAGAACAGGTTGCCCGCAGCCTGCGTTACGCGTTCATCGGACGTAAACTCCGCAAGCGCGATTTCCGCCGCCTGTGGATCACCCGTATCAACGCTGCTGCCCGCCTGAACGGCATGAGCTATTCCACGTTCATCAACGGCCTGAAGAAGCAGAACATCGAAGTCAATCGCAAGATGCTCGCTGACCTGGCTGTGAACGATGCCGCCGGCTTTGCTAAGCTCGTTGAAATCGCCAAGAAGTGA
- a CDS encoding KH domain-containing protein, translated as MQELLTFVAQSLVEHPDQVSVTETEGPEAVILELHVAEDDMGKVIGKQGRIAKAIRAVVKAATLKNSKPVFVEIQ; from the coding sequence ATGCAAGAACTTTTAACCTTTGTGGCACAGTCTCTGGTGGAGCATCCCGATCAGGTCAGCGTTACCGAGACCGAAGGACCTGAAGCTGTCATTCTGGAGCTCCATGTGGCTGAAGATGATATGGGCAAGGTTATCGGCAAGCAGGGCAGGATTGCAAAAGCGATCCGCGCCGTGGTGAAAGCCGCCACGCTCAAAAACAGCAAGCCTGTTTTTGTTGAGATTCAATAA
- a CDS encoding GIY-YIG nuclease family protein yields MNYVYMLRCADNSLYCGWTTDLESRIVQHNAGKGAKYTRSRLPVKLVYFEMYEDRHEALSREWHLKHLKRAEKIKLAESREGKTISADENTR; encoded by the coding sequence GTGAACTACGTATATATGCTGCGCTGCGCTGATAACAGCCTGTACTGCGGATGGACCACGGATCTGGAATCCAGGATCGTGCAGCATAATGCCGGCAAAGGTGCCAAATACACACGGTCCAGGCTGCCTGTGAAGCTTGTTTATTTCGAGATGTATGAAGACAGGCATGAAGCACTGAGCAGGGAATGGCATCTGAAACATCTGAAAAGGGCGGAAAAGATTAAACTGGCAGAAAGCAGGGAAGGAAAAACAATCTCTGCTGATGAAAATACAAGGTAA
- a CDS encoding LURP-one-related/scramblase family protein, which produces MGVFSKYHRFREAGEEANINNVQRFGEPAVSLFTTTKVFTLHHHIDITNSREEVVYEANTKFPSIHDKTDITDAEGRFVAHIERKLLTLHQRHFITMGDGTKFEISNELFHLVKDIMNIEGLGWQIRGNIAGLNFELYDEHGEIIAVIGQKMFSIHDKYCIDIYRTEYQDTIVAVLVTLQHMIKDREAASVHSSAGGSSSSGN; this is translated from the coding sequence ATGGGCGTATTTTCCAAATACCATCGTTTCCGTGAAGCAGGAGAAGAAGCGAATATCAACAATGTGCAGCGGTTTGGCGAACCGGCAGTGTCCTTGTTTACCACAACGAAGGTGTTTACGCTCCATCATCATATTGATATCACAAACAGCAGGGAAGAAGTTGTTTATGAAGCCAATACGAAATTTCCGTCCATCCACGACAAAACCGATATCACAGACGCTGAGGGAAGGTTTGTTGCCCATATTGAGCGCAAGCTCCTGACCCTGCATCAAAGGCATTTTATCACCATGGGGGACGGAACGAAGTTCGAAATCTCCAATGAACTGTTTCACCTTGTGAAGGATATCATGAATATCGAAGGACTCGGATGGCAGATCCGGGGAAACATCGCCGGGCTGAATTTCGAACTGTATGATGAACACGGTGAGATTATTGCTGTGATCGGCCAGAAGATGTTCTCAATCCATGACAAGTACTGTATCGACATATACCGGACAGAGTATCAGGATACAATCGTTGCTGTTCTGGTTACGCTGCAGCATATGATCAAAGACAGGGAGGCCGCCAGTGTGCACAGTTCAGCGGGCGGATCATCCTCCTCCGGAAACTGA
- the rpsP gene encoding 30S ribosomal protein S16, with protein sequence MSVKIRLKRMGMKKKPFYRVVVADIRSPRDGRFIEEIGYYDPMTKPAEIKVDNERAKYWLGVGAQPTDTVRILLKKSGAIEEK encoded by the coding sequence ATGTCTGTCAAAATCCGTCTGAAGAGAATGGGAATGAAGAAAAAGCCTTTCTATCGCGTGGTTGTTGCTGATATCCGCAGCCCCCGTGACGGCCGCTTCATCGAAGAGATCGGTTACTATGATCCCATGACCAAGCCCGCCGAAATCAAGGTTGACAACGAGCGCGCCAAGTACTGGCTCGGCGTTGGCGCTCAGCCCACTGACACCGTCCGCATTCTGCTGAAGAAGTCCGGCGCGATCGAAGAAAAGTGA
- a CDS encoding 6-phosphofructokinase, whose protein sequence is MRKIGVLTSGGDSPGMNAAVMSVARSAAMYGIPLIGIKRGYNGLLRKSANLKDDMQELTLELVLDIADDPGTYLRTARCLEFKEKKYQEKAVKTLKSMQIDGLVVIGGDGSFRGAQALCDLGVPCIGIPGTIDNDLPYTEMSLGYDTAVNVCVEAIRKIRATSRSHDRPAVVEVMGRHCGDIALTAAVSTGSEIVVVPEVPWTVEGVAMQLQRQLDRGNYRATIVVAEGCWESMAPFDLYNFLTSRGKPCYPEEPMSAVRFASVMKRMCGMVEARANVIGYVQRGAEPTARDSAFAFEAGNLAVRLLRDGISNQVIGMQKGKVFYMPIEKALKKERYFNRPLFDLVNSL, encoded by the coding sequence ATGAGAAAAATCGGCGTACTGACGAGCGGCGGCGACAGCCCGGGAATGAACGCGGCAGTGATGTCTGTAGCGCGCAGTGCCGCAATGTACGGTATTCCGCTGATTGGCATCAAGCGTGGATATAACGGATTACTTCGGAAAAGCGCCAACCTGAAGGACGATATGCAGGAGCTGACGCTGGAATTGGTATTGGACATCGCTGATGATCCGGGTACCTATCTGCGTACAGCGCGGTGCCTTGAGTTTAAAGAAAAGAAATACCAGGAAAAGGCAGTCAAGACCCTGAAAAGCATGCAGATCGACGGTCTGGTTGTGATCGGCGGAGACGGCAGCTTCAGGGGTGCCCAGGCACTGTGCGACCTGGGTGTTCCATGTATTGGTATCCCCGGAACCATTGATAACGACCTGCCCTATACAGAAATGTCCCTGGGTTACGATACGGCAGTGAATGTCTGCGTGGAAGCTATCCGGAAGATCCGGGCCACTTCCCGAAGCCATGACAGACCCGCGGTGGTAGAGGTCATGGGTCGTCATTGCGGCGATATTGCTCTGACAGCTGCAGTTTCAACCGGCAGCGAGATTGTGGTTGTTCCGGAGGTGCCGTGGACGGTTGAAGGTGTTGCCATGCAGCTGCAACGCCAGCTGGACCGGGGAAACTACCGCGCAACAATTGTAGTGGCGGAAGGGTGCTGGGAATCCATGGCGCCTTTTGATCTGTACAATTTCCTGACTTCCCGCGGAAAGCCCTGCTACCCGGAAGAACCTATGTCCGCTGTGCGCTTTGCCTCTGTGATGAAGAGAATGTGCGGCATGGTGGAAGCACGCGCTAACGTAATCGGCTATGTACAACGCGGCGCTGAACCTACGGCACGTGACAGCGCCTTTGCCTTTGAAGCCGGAAACCTTGCAGTGAGGCTGTTGCGTGACGGTATCAGCAACCAGGTCATCGGCATGCAGAAGGGCAAAGTGTTCTATATGCCCATTGAGAAGGCATTGAAGAAAGAACGGTATTTTAACCGGCCGCTATTTGACCTGGTGAACTCTTTATAA
- the rpmI gene encoding 50S ribosomal protein L35, with protein sequence MPKQKSHRGAAKRFSFTKSGIVRHKQMNANHQVRLKTTKRTRHLRNAGVVDNAAEARTIHKLLPYK encoded by the coding sequence ATGCCCAAACAGAAGTCCCATCGCGGAGCTGCCAAACGCTTTTCCTTTACCAAATCCGGTATCGTAAGGCATAAGCAGATGAACGCCAACCATCAGGTGCGTCTGAAGACCACCAAGCGTACCCGCCACCTGCGGAATGCCGGTGTTGTTGACAACGCTGCTGAAGCCCGGACCATTCACAAGTTACTGCCTTACAAATAA
- a CDS encoding SOS response-associated peptidase, with amino-acid sequence MCGRYVIAPPDEEILKMIREINRTKLAEIFREANQPPVTGAGEILPASVVPVIATSRTGERRFFPMKWGFRQNTADGKRGKLLINARAETAAEKPTFREAWQKHRCVIPASWYCEWEHDEQKKPGRKYSIRPIEEGIIWLAGLYHMEEGLPTFVILTRPADNSLTWMHDRMPVMFSEENAGRWIRPDVRPEELIQDCLTKTQWEYAG; translated from the coding sequence ATGTGCGGCAGATATGTGATTGCGCCCCCGGATGAGGAAATTCTGAAAATGATCCGGGAGATTAACAGAACGAAACTGGCGGAGATTTTCCGGGAAGCGAACCAGCCGCCGGTAACCGGAGCCGGAGAAATCCTTCCTGCTTCGGTGGTGCCGGTAATTGCCACCAGCCGGACAGGAGAACGCCGTTTTTTTCCGATGAAGTGGGGATTCCGGCAGAACACCGCGGACGGGAAACGCGGAAAGCTGCTGATTAATGCACGGGCCGAAACGGCAGCAGAAAAACCCACATTCCGGGAAGCCTGGCAAAAACACCGCTGCGTAATTCCTGCATCCTGGTACTGCGAATGGGAACATGACGAGCAAAAGAAACCGGGCCGAAAGTATTCCATCCGGCCGATCGAAGAAGGAATCATCTGGCTGGCTGGCCTCTATCATATGGAAGAAGGACTTCCCACGTTTGTGATTCTGACCCGGCCGGCGGACAACAGCCTTACCTGGATGCATGACAGGATGCCGGTTATGTTTTCGGAGGAAAACGCCGGCAGATGGATCCGGCCGGACGTCAGGCCTGAGGAACTGATACAGGATTGCCTGACAAAAACGCAATGGGAGTACGCAGGATAA
- the rimM gene encoding ribosome maturation factor RimM (Essential for efficient processing of 16S rRNA) has translation MNDYLLIASVLKPQGVRGECKLRSYAADIERFHQWNTLYLKKDDSYIPVALRTVRIRDGFVYAHLDGSDTADAAEKFRGCDLYVNRAGAAPVEEDAELIADLIGCEARDENGEVIGVLTDVLQYGTVDTWVFQSGKTTLMAPALKAVFPEVDAEKKTILVIRDRLEEVAVRS, from the coding sequence ATGAATGATTATCTTTTGATCGCATCCGTACTCAAGCCCCAGGGAGTTCGCGGAGAATGCAAGCTCCGTTCCTACGCTGCTGATATTGAGCGTTTTCATCAGTGGAACACCCTGTATCTGAAGAAGGATGACAGTTATATCCCTGTTGCTCTCCGCACCGTACGGATCCGGGACGGTTTTGTTTACGCGCACCTGGACGGCAGCGATACAGCTGATGCGGCTGAAAAGTTCCGCGGCTGCGACCTGTATGTGAACCGCGCCGGTGCCGCTCCCGTGGAAGAGGACGCCGAGCTTATCGCGGATCTCATCGGATGTGAAGCCCGGGATGAAAACGGCGAAGTGATCGGTGTGCTGACAGACGTGCTGCAATACGGCACAGTGGATACCTGGGTTTTCCAGTCCGGTAAAACCACACTGATGGCTCCGGCGCTGAAAGCTGTTTTCCCGGAAGTGGACGCAGAAAAGAAAACCATTCTGGTCATCCGTGACAGGCTTGAGGAGGTGGCTGTTCGTTCATGA
- a CDS encoding glycosyl hydrolase family 8 — translation MKTRAFDTGVYPNYLAEAGIGDEEARAMVHKAFETIFFDEQENFCHHTDEDAWCMVDTGNIDARTEGMSYGMMMCVQMDRKDIFDKLWTFSERYMLMKEGPCEGYFRWSVHIDGSSNSNGPAPDGEEYYAMALFMAAARWGDGEGSFNYSARAREILRHAVHQHEMVQGGQPMWEPENTYIRFVPGMKISDPSYHLPHFYELFAVKADEQDRPFWKKAAEQSRKYIALSADPVTGLSPEYADYDGKTVLLFGKPWVYYSDAYRVAENVALDRIWFGEDPALTLIETHLQDFFAEQDMSDLRAYELDGTAQSEPAMHPTAIRAVLGAASAASESEHRLRFLKDFAELPMRKGVRRYYDNCLYFFCLLMLTGNYRIYL, via the coding sequence ATGAAGACAAGAGCCTTTGATACAGGCGTATACCCGAATTATCTGGCCGAAGCCGGCATCGGTGACGAGGAAGCCAGGGCAATGGTTCACAAGGCCTTTGAGACGATCTTTTTTGATGAGCAGGAAAATTTCTGCCATCACACGGATGAAGACGCCTGGTGTATGGTGGATACGGGGAACATTGATGCGCGCACGGAAGGCATGAGCTACGGCATGATGATGTGTGTGCAGATGGACCGGAAAGACATTTTTGACAAGTTGTGGACTTTCTCGGAAAGATATATGCTGATGAAAGAAGGTCCCTGCGAGGGATATTTCCGGTGGTCAGTACATATCGACGGATCCTCCAATTCCAACGGACCGGCTCCGGACGGGGAAGAGTACTATGCCATGGCATTGTTTATGGCAGCCGCGCGCTGGGGAGACGGAGAGGGCAGTTTCAATTATTCGGCCCGGGCCCGTGAGATCCTGAGGCACGCGGTACACCAGCATGAAATGGTTCAGGGCGGCCAGCCGATGTGGGAGCCGGAGAATACCTATATTCGGTTTGTTCCCGGAATGAAGATTTCCGATCCGAGTTATCATCTGCCGCATTTCTATGAACTGTTCGCAGTGAAAGCCGATGAGCAGGACCGTCCTTTCTGGAAAAAGGCAGCGGAGCAGAGCCGGAAATATATAGCGCTCTCCGCTGATCCGGTTACCGGGCTGAGCCCCGAGTATGCTGACTATGACGGAAAAACGGTTTTGCTGTTCGGAAAGCCCTGGGTATATTATTCCGATGCGTACCGTGTAGCGGAAAACGTCGCACTGGACCGGATCTGGTTCGGGGAGGATCCAGCGCTGACCCTGATCGAAACGCATCTGCAGGACTTTTTTGCGGAACAGGATATGAGCGACCTGCGGGCCTATGAACTGGACGGAACGGCACAGAGCGAACCGGCGATGCATCCTACGGCTATCCGCGCAGTTCTCGGAGCGGCTTCGGCCGCAAGTGAGTCTGAACACCGGCTCAGATTCCTGAAAGATTTTGCTGAGCTTCCGATGCGCAAGGGTGTCAGGCGCTACTATGACAACTGTCTGTATTTCTTCTGTCTGCTGATGCTGACAGGCAACTATAGAATATATCTTTGA
- the ffh gene encoding signal recognition particle protein has translation MAFEGLSEKLQGALRKMTGRGRLTEQAVKEGMREVRMALLEADVNYAVAKDFIRKVTERCVGADVLSSLTPSQQVIRIVNEEMTELMGSTNAKLNWSSSVPSIIMLCGLQGAGKTTMCAKLAGYLTKQGKKPMLAACDIYRPAAIKQLQVVGQQVNVPVFEKGTQDPVKTAKEAIEYARYYQRDVLIIDTAGRLHIDEELMDELLRIRDTVSPTEILLTVDAMTGQDAVNVAKAFDEKLNVTGVILTKLDGDTRGGAALSIKAVTGKPIKFSGIGEKLSDIEPFHPDRMASRILGMGDVLTLIDKAAEAFDEQEAGKFARKGLSNKLTLEDFLDQMQSMKKMGGLRSMISMLPGMSGKDIDVDDNAMKKPEAIIRSMTPKERKDPSILNASRRKRIAAGSGTTVQDVNTLIRQFEQAQQMMKRMMGAKGKKALRNMRFPGM, from the coding sequence ATGGCATTTGAAGGCTTAAGCGAAAAGCTGCAGGGCGCCCTGAGGAAAATGACCGGGCGTGGCAGGCTGACGGAGCAGGCCGTAAAGGAAGGCATGCGTGAAGTACGCATGGCACTTCTGGAGGCTGACGTTAACTACGCCGTTGCCAAGGATTTCATCCGGAAAGTCACTGAGCGCTGTGTTGGCGCTGACGTACTCTCCTCCCTCACTCCCAGCCAGCAGGTTATCCGCATCGTCAATGAAGAGATGACTGAGCTGATGGGCAGCACCAATGCAAAGCTCAACTGGTCCTCTTCGGTTCCCTCAATCATCATGCTTTGCGGCCTGCAGGGCGCTGGTAAAACCACCATGTGCGCCAAGCTGGCCGGATACTTGACCAAGCAGGGGAAAAAGCCGATGCTGGCCGCCTGTGACATTTACCGTCCTGCCGCCATCAAACAGCTGCAGGTAGTCGGACAGCAGGTTAATGTTCCCGTATTTGAAAAAGGAACCCAGGATCCTGTCAAAACCGCTAAGGAAGCAATCGAATATGCCCGGTATTATCAGCGTGATGTGTTGATTATCGATACAGCCGGCCGGCTGCATATTGATGAGGAACTCATGGATGAGCTTCTCCGCATCCGGGACACAGTCTCCCCCACGGAGATCCTGCTGACCGTTGACGCCATGACCGGTCAGGACGCTGTGAATGTCGCCAAGGCCTTCGATGAAAAGCTGAATGTTACCGGCGTTATCCTGACCAAGCTGGACGGCGATACCCGCGGTGGTGCTGCCCTCTCCATCAAGGCTGTCACCGGCAAACCCATCAAGTTCAGCGGTATCGGCGAAAAGCTTTCCGATATTGAGCCCTTCCATCCGGACCGGATGGCCAGCCGGATCCTCGGCATGGGCGACGTACTGACCCTCATTGACAAGGCTGCCGAAGCCTTTGATGAGCAGGAAGCCGGGAAGTTTGCCCGCAAAGGCCTGAGCAACAAGCTCACCCTGGAAGACTTCCTGGACCAGATGCAGAGCATGAAGAAAATGGGCGGTCTCCGCAGCATGATCAGTATGCTGCCCGGCATGAGTGGCAAGGACATCGACGTGGATGATAACGCGATGAAGAAGCCCGAAGCCATTATCCGTTCCATGACTCCGAAGGAACGCAAAGATCCCTCCATCCTCAATGCCAGCCGCCGCAAGCGCATTGCCGCCGGCTCCGGCACCACTGTACAGGATGTGAACACGCTGATCCGCCAGTTTGAGCAGGCTCAGCAGATGATGAAGCGTATGATGGGTGCCAAGGGTAAAAAGGCGCTCCGTAACATGCGTTTCCCGGGAATGTAA
- the infC gene encoding translation initiation factor IF-3, whose protein sequence is MDIATELMINEEIRDREVRLIDENGEQLGVMSTQQALQLAEERGLDLAKIQPSAVPPVCKLLDYDKYRYEQAKRERENRKNQRVVDIKEVQLSATIEENDVNTKAKMAIRFLENGDKVKVSIRFRGRQITHSEIGLKVMQDFAERCKDVSMVERRPLLDGRNMIMILAPKAIKASFAERKAKRENAASKETKE, encoded by the coding sequence ATGGACATCGCAACCGAACTGATGATCAATGAGGAAATCCGCGACAGAGAGGTTCGCCTGATCGATGAAAACGGTGAACAGCTCGGCGTCATGAGCACACAGCAGGCGCTGCAGCTTGCGGAAGAACGGGGACTTGATCTGGCCAAGATCCAGCCTTCAGCTGTTCCGCCTGTATGTAAACTGCTGGATTATGACAAGTACCGCTACGAACAGGCAAAGCGGGAGCGGGAGAACCGGAAAAATCAGCGCGTTGTCGATATCAAGGAAGTACAGCTGTCCGCCACCATCGAAGAAAACGATGTGAACACCAAGGCGAAGATGGCGATCCGCTTCCTGGAGAACGGTGATAAGGTTAAGGTATCCATTCGCTTCCGTGGCCGTCAGATCACCCACAGTGAAATCGGCCTGAAGGTCATGCAGGATTTCGCTGAGCGGTGCAAGGATGTCAGCATGGTGGAACGCCGCCCGCTGCTGGATGGCCGCAACATGATCATGATCCTTGCTCCCAAAGCCATCAAGGCTTCTTTTGCCGAAAGAAAGGCAAAGAGGGAGAATGCCGCCTCGAAAGAGACGAAGGAGTAA